One region of Bacteroidales bacterium genomic DNA includes:
- the panC gene encoding pantoate--beta-alanine ligase: MDVFHTTQNLQEKISDLKKGGSSIGFVPTMGALHQGHLSLVDASTRDNDVTVVSIFVNPTQFNQREDFDQYPRDLDGDIKKLGDAGANIIFTPTENEMYPEPDNRVFDFGQLDKVMEGRHRPGHFNGVAQIVSRLFDIVKPHRAYFGEKDFQQLAIIRDLVSQLNMDIEIIACPIIREADGLAKSSRNARLNKEQRKHAPKIAEAIHKARDLAGEYSVDQVKQKVINELNQDPYIDVEYFEIVDEKTLQPIGQWDDTYYKRACVAAWVGRVRLIDNVPYYF; this comes from the coding sequence ATGGATGTTTTTCATACAACACAAAACCTTCAGGAGAAAATATCTGACTTGAAAAAAGGAGGAAGCAGTATTGGCTTTGTACCTACAATGGGCGCTTTGCATCAGGGACATCTTTCGTTGGTTGATGCTAGTACCCGTGATAACGATGTTACCGTAGTGAGCATATTTGTTAACCCTACCCAGTTCAATCAGCGGGAAGATTTTGATCAGTATCCCCGTGACTTGGACGGAGACATCAAAAAGCTGGGGGATGCCGGGGCGAATATCATTTTTACACCCACGGAGAATGAGATGTATCCCGAACCGGATAACCGGGTGTTTGATTTCGGGCAATTGGACAAGGTGATGGAAGGCAGACACCGTCCGGGACATTTTAATGGCGTAGCCCAGATTGTAAGCAGGTTGTTTGACATTGTCAAACCCCACCGGGCTTATTTTGGGGAAAAGGATTTTCAGCAACTGGCCATTATACGGGATCTGGTCTCCCAGCTCAACATGGACATTGAAATTATAGCCTGCCCGATCATCAGAGAAGCCGATGGTCTGGCCAAAAGTTCCAGGAATGCTCGTTTGAATAAAGAGCAGCGTAAACATGCACCGAAAATAGCAGAAGCCATCCATAAAGCCCGGGATCTGGCCGGCGAATATTCGGTGGATCAGGTAAAACAAAAAGTAATAAATGAATTAAACCAGGATCCCTATATTGATGTTGAGTATTTTGAAATTGTAGACGAGAAAACCCTTCAGCCCATCGGACAGTGGGATGATACTTATTATAAACGGGCTTGTGTAGCAGCATGGGTAGGAAGGGTGCGTTTGATAGATAATGTTCCATATTATTTTTAA
- the rfaE2 gene encoding D-glycero-beta-D-manno-heptose 1-phosphate adenylyltransferase — protein sequence MDYLDVIKEKIITDETLGPLLTYWRLKDNRIVFTNGCFDILHRGHIEYLSKTASLGDIVVVGLNSDRSVRKIKGNDRPLQDEYSRALVMASLKQVTGVYLFDEETPYNLITRVKPDVLVKGGDYKVEEIVGADVVKAYGGEVVTIDFLKGYSTSGLIEKLQKTSNK from the coding sequence ATGGATTATTTGGATGTGATCAAGGAGAAAATCATTACGGACGAAACGCTCGGGCCCCTTCTCACCTACTGGAGACTGAAAGATAACCGGATTGTGTTTACCAATGGCTGTTTTGATATCCTGCACCGGGGGCATATAGAATATTTGTCCAAAACTGCCTCTTTGGGCGATATTGTGGTTGTGGGGCTGAACAGCGACCGGTCTGTACGGAAAATCAAAGGAAATGACCGGCCCCTCCAGGATGAATACTCAAGGGCATTGGTTATGGCATCACTCAAGCAGGTAACCGGTGTATACCTGTTTGATGAGGAGACTCCCTACAATCTGATCACCAGGGTGAAGCCCGATGTGTTGGTTAAGGGAGGAGATTATAAGGTAGAAGAGATCGTGGGCGCTGATGTTGTTAAGGCCTATGGCGGAGAGGTAGTGACCATTGACTTTCTGAAGGGATATTCAACAAGTGGGCTTATTGAAAAATTACAAAAGACAAGCAACAAATAA
- the radA gene encoding DNA repair protein RadA encodes MAKKKNIYICQNCGAESSKWLGRCPYCNEWNTYVEETIQPEGKNTGFSDKTADIQPLSTISLDDEKRLSTHYSEVDRVLGGGMVPGSLVLVGGEPGIGKSTLALQMALKSKGVKVLYISGEESLKQLKLRSDRLKADDNEIYLLNETSLERVLEQAKQFSPDLLIVDSIQTLFSENFDSAPGSVSQVRQSATRLLYFAKSTSIPVLVIGHINKEGSIAGPKVLEHIVDVVLQFEGDHNYVYRVLRALKNRFGSTSELGIFEMSQSGLEEVLNPSKHLVNQYHNDLSGVAIASTIDGIRPFLVEIQSLVSPASYGTPQRTSTGFDARRLSMLLAVLEKRAGVSLFNKDVFLNLAGGIKVVDPAIDLAIVSSILSSFIDKPVDMKTCFTGEVGLSGEIRAVTQIEKRVQEADKLGYKRMFLSEYNSIQSDKARIGLEYVNTVGQLFYKLFGGSNE; translated from the coding sequence ATGGCCAAAAAGAAGAACATATATATCTGCCAGAACTGTGGGGCTGAGTCCTCCAAATGGCTTGGACGCTGTCCTTATTGCAATGAATGGAATACCTATGTAGAAGAAACAATACAGCCTGAAGGGAAAAACACCGGCTTTTCAGATAAAACCGCCGATATACAACCGCTGTCCACCATTTCTCTGGATGACGAAAAGCGTTTGTCCACCCATTACAGTGAAGTGGACCGGGTGTTAGGGGGTGGTATGGTCCCTGGTTCTCTGGTGCTGGTAGGTGGCGAACCCGGAATCGGTAAGTCCACTCTGGCATTGCAGATGGCGCTCAAATCCAAAGGTGTCAAAGTGCTTTATATTTCCGGTGAAGAAAGTTTAAAGCAGCTCAAGTTACGTTCAGACCGGCTTAAAGCTGATGACAACGAAATATATCTTCTTAATGAAACCTCCCTGGAACGGGTTCTGGAACAGGCAAAGCAATTCTCACCCGATCTGCTGATTGTCGATTCCATACAAACCCTGTTCTCCGAAAATTTTGATTCCGCTCCGGGAAGTGTTTCCCAGGTCCGGCAGTCTGCAACCCGTTTGTTGTATTTTGCCAAATCTACCTCGATTCCGGTTTTGGTGATCGGACATATCAATAAAGAGGGAAGCATAGCCGGACCCAAAGTTTTGGAACACATCGTAGATGTGGTGTTGCAATTTGAAGGCGACCACAATTATGTGTACAGGGTTTTGAGGGCCCTGAAAAATCGTTTTGGTTCCACCAGTGAGCTGGGTATTTTCGAGATGAGCCAGTCCGGACTGGAGGAGGTGCTAAATCCGTCCAAACATCTGGTGAATCAATACCACAATGATCTGAGCGGAGTGGCCATTGCTTCCACCATAGATGGCATCAGACCATTTTTGGTGGAAATCCAGTCGCTGGTAAGCCCTGCCTCTTATGGTACGCCCCAACGTACCAGCACTGGCTTCGATGCAAGGCGGTTATCCATGCTGCTGGCTGTGCTGGAGAAAAGGGCAGGTGTGAGTTTGTTCAATAAGGATGTTTTTCTGAACCTGGCGGGCGGCATTAAGGTTGTGGACCCCGCCATAGATCTGGCCATTGTCTCTTCCATTCTTTCTTCTTTTATAGATAAACCGGTGGATATGAAGACCTGTTTTACCGGTGAAGTTGGGTTATCCGGAGAGATCCGTGCCGTTACGCAGATTGAAAAAAGGGTGCAGGAAGCTGATAAACTGGGATATAAACGAATGTTTCTTTCCGAATACAATTCCATACAATCGGATAAGGCCAGGATAGGCCTGGAGTACGTCAATACGGTCGGACAATTGTTTTACAAACTTTTCGGGGGCTCCAATGAATGA
- a CDS encoding ABC transporter ATP-binding protein, with protein MNDPLLSIENLTIGFPSNQGTFYATKEISLEVSTGRSLGIVGESGSGKSITALSVLNLLPPSATVLSGKISYRMEKDYWVDILKADQKLIRSIRGRHISMIFQEPMTSLNPVYTCGDQVSEIMIRHLDYSHKKAREKAEHLFREVELPHPGRIFESYPHELSGGQRQRVMIAMAISCDPDLLIADEPTTALDVTIQNSILVLLKGLKQRYGMSLIFISHDLAVVSEVADEMAVMYNGRIVEQGTREQIIHSPVNAYTRGLIACKPPLNRRPERLYTLADFMEDERQDAAATIPAENLGKEHPKDLAQEPAPIFTLHNVSKAFPLERNFFGKITESLPAINDVSLEIFQGETLGVVGESGSGKSTLARILMKLLSFDQGSISFKGKDFTRFTRSDMRAFRQNVQIIFQDPYSTLNPRLSAGKMISEPLQYYGYYKNRQERKQRTLELLNDVRLGGDFLNRYPHELSGGQRQRVAIARVLALNPNFIICDEAVSALDVSIQAEVLNLLQDLKKRYHLTYVFITHDFSVVRFMSDRVAVMKDGSIIEIGESHRVFDSPKNDYTRKLLSSIPAI; from the coding sequence ATGAATGATCCGCTTCTTTCCATAGAAAACCTCACCATCGGATTTCCTTCCAACCAGGGAACATTTTATGCCACGAAGGAGATAAGCCTGGAAGTTTCAACGGGCAGATCTTTAGGTATCGTAGGCGAATCGGGTTCGGGCAAATCGATAACAGCCCTTTCCGTGCTGAATCTTTTGCCTCCCTCTGCTACTGTATTGAGTGGAAAGATAAGTTACCGCATGGAAAAGGATTATTGGGTGGATATTTTAAAGGCGGATCAGAAGCTGATACGAAGTATAAGGGGCAGACACATTTCCATGATATTCCAGGAGCCTATGACCTCCCTCAATCCTGTTTACACCTGTGGTGATCAGGTGTCGGAGATTATGATCAGGCATCTGGATTACTCTCATAAAAAGGCCCGGGAGAAAGCAGAACATCTTTTTCGGGAAGTGGAGCTACCCCATCCGGGCAGGATTTTCGAGAGTTATCCCCATGAACTTTCCGGTGGACAAAGGCAAAGGGTGATGATCGCCATGGCCATCTCCTGTGATCCCGATCTGCTGATAGCCGACGAGCCAACTACGGCGCTGGATGTGACCATACAGAACTCCATACTTGTTTTGCTTAAAGGATTGAAACAGCGTTACGGCATGAGCCTGATTTTTATTTCTCATGATCTGGCTGTTGTTTCCGAAGTAGCGGATGAGATGGCTGTGATGTATAACGGCCGGATCGTGGAACAAGGCACCAGGGAGCAGATTATTCATTCCCCGGTCAATGCCTATACCCGTGGGTTGATCGCCTGTAAGCCTCCTTTGAACAGAAGGCCGGAAAGGCTGTATACACTGGCAGATTTTATGGAGGATGAAAGGCAGGATGCTGCGGCCACAATACCTGCAGAAAATTTGGGAAAAGAGCATCCGAAAGACTTAGCTCAGGAGCCTGCCCCGATTTTCACCCTGCATAATGTATCCAAAGCCTTTCCCCTGGAGCGAAATTTCTTTGGAAAGATAACTGAGAGTCTGCCTGCCATAAACGACGTGTCACTGGAAATATTCCAGGGAGAAACCCTCGGAGTGGTTGGGGAATCGGGGAGCGGTAAATCTACGCTTGCCAGGATTCTTATGAAGCTGCTTTCCTTTGATCAGGGAAGTATTTCGTTTAAAGGGAAGGATTTTACCCGTTTTACCCGTAGCGACATGCGTGCGTTCCGGCAAAACGTGCAGATTATTTTCCAGGATCCTTATTCAACGCTTAATCCCAGACTTTCTGCGGGGAAGATGATTTCCGAGCCCCTTCAATATTATGGATATTATAAGAACCGTCAGGAAAGGAAGCAGAGAACGCTGGAGCTGCTTAACGATGTCAGGCTGGGCGGGGATTTTTTAAACCGCTATCCGCACGAGTTATCCGGGGGTCAGCGGCAGCGGGTTGCCATTGCCAGGGTTTTGGCTTTAAATCCCAATTTTATCATATGCGATGAAGCCGTTTCAGCCCTCGATGTTTCTATCCAGGCCGAAGTGTTGAATTTGCTTCAGGATTTGAAAAAGCGTTATCACCTGACTTATGTTTTCATCACGCATGATTTTTCTGTGGTTCGTTTTATGTCGGACCGGGTTGCTGTGATGAAAGACGGGAGCATCATAGAAATAGGGGAATCGCATCGTGTTTTCGATTCCCCTAAAAATGATTATACACGTAAATTACTCAGTTCCATTCCGGCCATTTGA
- a CDS encoding aspartate 1-decarboxylase, translating into MNIEVLKSKIHKVTVTDAKLQYSGSITIDEDLMDAGDIIENEKVQVLNLSNGERLETYVIKGERGSGEICMNGPAARKAVVGDIVIIISYASMDFEEAKNYKPTLLFPDTSTNKLV; encoded by the coding sequence ATGAATATAGAAGTATTAAAATCAAAGATACATAAGGTTACCGTTACTGATGCCAAACTTCAGTACTCCGGGAGCATCACCATTGACGAGGATTTAATGGATGCCGGGGATATCATAGAAAATGAGAAGGTACAGGTGCTCAATCTCAGTAATGGTGAACGGCTGGAAACTTATGTGATCAAAGGTGAGCGGGGTTCGGGAGAAATCTGCATGAACGGACCAGCCGCCCGTAAAGCGGTTGTCGGTGATATAGTGATCATTATATCTTACGCTTCCATGGATTTTGAGGAAGCCAAAAATTATAAACCTACATTGTTATTTCCTGATACTTCAACCAATAAACTCGTATAG
- a CDS encoding flippase-like domain-containing protein produces MSRSIFKALRFIVFLAIGLILLYFAFRDVSFEELLASLQKADLKWVTFTLAFGLVGYISRAYRWKLLIKPLNYDPPLKNVFYALMIGYTANFAFPRIGEISRCGSLQRSDKIPLDSLLGTVIIERAIDLVMLLFILIVVFFSKIGFFGAFLKNNIFEPLLNRVLQFFQLSVMNWVIFIASVIVLIFLIRFLNRKFSENPVVKKIKELVRGVFVGLKTIVRMRDRWSFIFHTLLIWMMYFLMTYVLLFSFPATSQLGPLDGLFLLVIGGLGMSAPVQGGIGAFHWIISAGLSLYGVSRVDAVAYATLSHESQAFFAIFLGALSFMMLMIQKRRALKIHKK; encoded by the coding sequence TTGAGCAGATCGATTTTCAAAGCACTACGTTTCATTGTATTTCTTGCCATAGGGCTTATATTGCTCTATTTTGCCTTTCGTGACGTCAGTTTTGAAGAGTTGTTGGCCAGTCTCCAAAAGGCTGATTTGAAATGGGTAACTTTTACTTTGGCATTTGGACTGGTGGGATATATCAGCCGGGCTTACCGCTGGAAACTGCTGATCAAGCCGCTCAATTATGATCCGCCGCTAAAGAATGTATTTTATGCATTGATGATTGGCTATACAGCCAATTTTGCATTTCCCCGCATAGGAGAGATCAGCCGTTGCGGATCGTTGCAAAGGTCTGACAAAATACCCCTCGATTCCCTGTTGGGCACTGTAATCATAGAAAGAGCCATTGACCTGGTGATGCTTCTCTTTATACTGATTGTGGTTTTCTTTTCCAAGATCGGATTTTTTGGAGCCTTCTTAAAAAATAACATATTTGAACCTCTACTGAACCGCGTCTTGCAGTTCTTTCAGCTTTCTGTTATGAACTGGGTGATATTCATAGCCTCAGTTATTGTACTGATTTTTTTGATCAGGTTTCTGAATCGGAAGTTCTCTGAAAATCCTGTTGTGAAAAAAATCAAAGAGTTGGTAAGGGGTGTGTTTGTGGGATTGAAAACAATTGTCCGGATGCGCGACAGATGGAGTTTTATTTTTCATACGCTGCTTATATGGATGATGTATTTCTTAATGACCTATGTTCTTTTGTTTTCTTTTCCCGCTACTTCACAATTGGGTCCGCTGGATGGATTATTCCTGCTTGTTATAGGTGGATTGGGCATGTCGGCACCTGTTCAGGGGGGTATAGGGGCATTTCACTGGATCATTTCGGCAGGTTTATCACTTTATGGAGTTTCCAGAGTTGATGCGGTGGCTTATGCCACATTATCTCACGAATCCCAGGCATTTTTTGCCATCTTTTTGGGCGCACTGTCTTTTATGATGCTTATGATACAAAAAAGAAGAGCCTTAAAAATACATAAAAAATAA